The DNA segment GCCCGCAGCGCCAGgtggctgcggcggcggcgcgccacCAGCGTCTTGTCCGAGTGCAGGCGGCAGTGCGCGTAGAACGGGTCCGCTTGTTCCGCTTCCGAGGAGTGGGCCTCGGCGAGGAGGCCGCAACGCTGGCCACTGAAACAtggtaaaatatgtaaatagtaCGTCATTATACAGAGAAAAACTAAATGAAAATGAGGTTTTTCATCTCTAAGAGGAGATAATGAAATCTCACTCTAAACTCGTTTGTCACCGCTTAAACGACCGttaacagcgccatctattggtGTCTACTATGGGCTAatcctacatattttatactagcCAGGTGACATGAAAGATATTAATATGTAATTATAGAGagaaaaacttaattaaaataagtactttcCCCTCCAGGAGGAAAGGAGATAATTACATAATCATAGAAAGAAAAACCAAACGGAAATCGTTTTATTTGTCGCATTGCATCGCCATACAGTTGTGCATTAGAATCTCACTACAAAAGTGTTTTAACACTGTAACGATTATTGAACGTACACCCCTAGCTACTTACCGGGACTGTTTACAACGCCATCTGTCGGTGTTCTCTAGGAACTAAACCCATACTTACTCGGCTACTATGAAATaaacctacatacctaccagGTGACCAGAGTCACTGTCTATAGACACAAGGGTCATGTCTCACCAGGTGACGTGGAAGTACGTCTTGCACAGGCCCGCGTCGCAGCCGATGGCCACGCCGGTGCGCGCGAGCGTGGCGTCGTCGCACAGTGCGCACGCGCGGGCGCCCCAGCGAGAGTACGCCATCTCGAAGAGAGTCACGCCGGAGAGACGCTCCACCTGAAGGGGTTGGGGTTTAGTTAGAGGACGTATAGCTCTGTAGAATAGGTTCGGTAGACAgctctttaaaaatatataggtataaagGTTTAATCAAACCACAGAGTTATATGCCACTCTAGCGGTAGCACAATACTTCGGTCCCACTAGGTATTGTCATATGAACGTTTTACCACTACTACCAATGGCTGTAGCGGATATTTACTATTACTATAGGTTTGAATAAGCAGTTAATAAGACGACAATAGTTAATTGGTGATTTAGcttcaatatattattatgttaaacaTATTACCTCTGAAAACGCCACACCTGGCACGTACAAAGCGCATACTAGATGCACCCATGCACCCACTTCCGTCTCCTTGAATATGCCACCTGGAACAAACAAATAGGAATAAACTTTGTACATATATAACATAATGGAATATGTCGAAAACACGCGACGCCATTGGACGCGCTATGCCGCTCGGCCGCAATTCGGCTATTACGGGATTTGCAGCAATGATGTGCTaggaatcctaactaatattataaatgcgaaagtaactgtgtctgtctgtctgtctgttactctttcacaccaaaactactgaacggatttgaatgaaatttggtatacatagggtctagaccctgggaaagaacataggctactttttatcccggaattcccaagggaaaactttttaaggcgaagcaaagctcgcgggaacagctagtcctCTATAAATGCAATGGTATGTGAACCTGACAATCTGGGTGCTATTTTGGTTTAAATCATGATCTGAAGTGTAACACTAACAGAGACTGTGTTGGTCTCTAATAGAATAGTAATACAGACTAACCTTTGTTAGGGCACAGTTCACAACTAGGCTCAGAGACTCCTGCTTTGCATGCCTCGCAGAACCATGGCTCAGTTGATGCATCGCTCACTGTGCTTGACTCACTGGTCACGTCTGAGACTCCGTAGCAACCTGCAGAGGAAATATGACTTTAATAATATGGAAGAAAGTATTATTGCATCAAACAATGGGTTTAAGGCTAACATTAGAGCGTGACTGCAAACAATAAGCTTGCTTTGATAAGAGTGGGAAAGTGTTTGCTGTGATATAAGTTATAAACAAACTTCTGTAGTAAGGTGACTTTGCTAGTGGTGTCCCTAAGGTGGAAgccatattatttattttagttatctACCAACCAAGAATGTTTTAGTAAAGTATGTGTTATGAAATTACAAAAACTACATTACCTTCATGCACAGTAACTCCGCAGCCATCACACTCCACTATCTCATTGAAGTCATCACTGCGTGAGCCAAGGCAGCCTGCACAAATCATCATGTTGGCATACTCTGCTGGAATCTGGAATGTAATAATTCATTAATCAGTAAGAACATCTCATTTACATGAAAAAGCAGGTTAGAGAgtgaaaaatctaaaatatttgGTAAGAATATACTACcatgaataaatgaataagaTGAAAACTTTTGCTTCCCACTTCTCTATGGTAGCAGATAAGAGTATGATACGCATGCTTACTTTAAAATCCTTGTTCTTGGCTTTCTCCAGCAGCTCGGAGACTGAAGGATCTCCCCCATGCTGGTTGGAATTCTTGAACCCGTCATCCTCCGACTCTGATGCATCGGAGCTGTCACTGTTATCTCCACCCTCTGAAAGTTACACATAATACTGAGATAAGTTACAGTAAAGAAGGAGAGTTTTGGACTTTTGGGTGGCGAAACTTCTTTAGTATGACGAAGTATATCTGATtcgaaacatatttttataaatcgccCATGCCCTaagtatccaaaaaaatattcaaagtatCAAAAGTTATATTTATGAATGGAAGAAGCAATTATTATGATCGTAAAACTATGAGCGACTGCTTACAGGCGACTGAGAAAGAATAAACAAGTGAACAAGTCACTATCACTCACTTTTGGCATCATCATCACTGTTGATGGAGTAGTCGTCGCTCTCCTCAGCGGCGTGGTCTTCAATGCGGAAGTCCGAGTCGTCGGAGCTCTCCCCCTCACCCaggtctatgtccagcagGAACTGGGACTCCACCGGTCGCACTTTTCGCTTCGCAGGGTCCCTGCCCTCTGTAACATTCACTGATGTACGGATCAAAACATACGTTCAAAAAGGATTAACAGAAGGGAAATGTATAGTGAAATACTTACGGTTGCTCATCTTAACGCCGAACAGTACGCGTACGTGTTGAATTGAGAGACAACATGCGTAAATTATCGagaatttgtaaatattttcgCTGAAAAATTATAGCATGCCCCGGCAAATCGACATTATTGAAcgaatgaataaaatattgaaaatttatgaatGAATGTTAAATGGGTGAGTGAAGTAAATACTCTGAGATCGCATCGTACGCCGTGCCtcagaatattataattgcaAGGCTGATATTGCCACATCGTGAAATCAGCGTCTTACAAGGCTACGACACGAGTTAACAACCTTGAAGTAGGGCGTCAGAGGACATATTAGTGCTCctaagaaaataaatgtattttttttaccctGGGTACCGGGTGAATAAGTTCACCTGTGCGGCCAGCTTTAGATGAACGAATGAATTACTcattttgacagctgtcaagcaATGACAATCACGATGACAAATCGTCAACTTTTGTTTCAATTCGAATTTTTGTTGTGATGAATCGgtgttaattatttattaatttccaCTTATACTCATCTACTACTTATTGAAATCTAACAACCAAGATAACGATAAACATATTCTTCTCATCTACATCTCTATTCTGCGTACCCAGATTCTTATATTCCGCAAAAACCTGAACTTAACAGGATGGTGGGTCTAGATGCCGAACACCTGGATGAAGACTGCGACAACATCGGGCTCGGGTGCGCCCTCGAGCACTTCGCCGAGGTGGACGAGGTGCTCGACATGATCGACAACCTCAAGAACATCTACGACAAGCCCGAAGTCGAACTCCAATACGATAAACTCTACAATATCTTGAAGCAGTATTACGAACAGCCGCACTTACTGGATCCTCATCTGGAGAAGATTTTGTCCAAGTTTCTGGTGCTGATCAAGGAGGCGGACTCGCCGATGAAACTGAAGGACGCAGTGTTCAACTACATGTACCAGATTGTCAGAGTTAGGGGGTACAAAGTGGTTGTGAGGCATCTTCCTCATGAGGCGAGTgaatttaataagttttttttgaaTATACACACTCATTTGCATAGCTATCAAGAATAACAAGCATTGATTCACTATTGTTTGATGAAGAATCTTACTTttttctacctacctactgtttttacaaataaaacaaaacactatcACAAACATTTCCAGGTATCAGACCTACTGATGGTGCTGAGCATGCTAGAAGCTCATGATGACGAGGACAAGGAGTGCTGGCGCAGCCGCTTCGTGCTGCTGCTGTGGCTGTCCATCGTGGTCATCATCCCCTTCCACATGAGCCGGCTTGATGGGTTCGCACCTGGAGCTCAAGGTGGGTAAATAATGGGAGATAGATCTAAGATAAACTGttgaacaaataaataatgaggAAAATTTAGTTACTGTAAAACAGCAGATTCTTTAGTGCCCAgaaaaaccgtttttttttattgataggAGACAAATTGTCatattttaattcatttatataCATGTATGTAGAATATGTATGGCCTCTAAATCTTATATTCTAACAAAGGCACCACTAAAAGAAGCCCAGTCTGATTGTAATAAACTTTGTCTTTTGTTTCCAGATGATGCTTCCACTAAGCAGTTGACAGTGATGGAGCGCATATTCAACATCTGCAAGAAGTATGCTCTGAGCCGGGACACATGCGCCGAGGCCAGCGCTTACTTAGCCTCCAAGTTCTTTAtaaggtacttactaaatatAACATGCCAAAGTCATGTCTATGCCACAATCAACCCAGGAGGGCAAAGTGATGATGGGACCTCTTCAATTTACCTTCTCTTGTGCTATCAGCCTTACAGTTTCCTAATTTCTTCATCACATGACCAACAGAATACTTAAATTACTTGCAACAATGTACAGTGCTAAGAAAACCCTCTCAGCTAGACATTGTCACTCTGTGACTAGTCAGTTTTCTGTGCTTCTGAccttgtataataataataacttcacCATAATTCCAGGGGAGACGTTAAAGAAGTATACCTGGGCCCTTTCTTTGAGTGGGCCTGCAACCTGCAAACTAGCGTCACAGGAGAAAGCACCATCCACTATGGGGTGCTAGCCGCCGTCGCCGCAGTGTTGAAACACGGCAAGAGAGATGATCTCCTGCCATATGCACCCAAGTTGTTGGAGTGGGTGGCGAAACTGAACTTTAGACAGAGCAATGCGATGTTGGTGAGGAAGTATGGAGTGAAGATTGTGCAGAGGATCGGTGAGTTGGAATAATGATTCATTTAGATAAGCATAAATGACTCCTTTATTCAATAAACGAATCGGTATATGAATTAGCCTAGCCATGATTGTGTTGCCACAAATAGAGCAATGCATTTTCTACATTAACCATAATGTTATTTAATCCTAGGTTTTATGTTGTACTGTTTATATGTCAATAAAGAACTTTACAATAGAGCAAGTACCGACATGAAAAAGACATCCCCTAAAAATCTATTCAAACAATTCTTAACTTGGACTTCATTTCCAAACtgttttaaattagtttaccAGAAAACAAATTGGCATATATGCATGCTCAGGGGTATCCTGCTTAACCCCTGGTTTCTTTCGCCTACACTCTTTTACATCATTCCTCTCTTTCATGTCTATTCACCCAGGTCTAACCTACCTCCGCGCCCGGGCAGCCTCCTGGCGCTACACAGTCGGCGCGCGCTCGCTGTCGGGCGCGCTGCGGCCGCACGCCTCGGGCGACAcggcgcccgccgcgcccgaaGCCGCGCAGCCCGTGCCTACACAGGTATGTGTCTAAactaactgcctctgtggtctagtggtagaagcttcgcttcatgaccaaggggtcccgggttcgattcccgggtgagaccatcaatttgtgtttctaaattgtggttctaagtttggttaggacatagaaggctgatcacctgatgtccgaaacagtgaaacgatccatgctgtcggatgggcatgtaaagcagtcggtcctgcgcctagctctctccagtcgtgtcggtcaatccgtctcattgggctatgagagtgatggaacagagagtgctcctgtgtactgcgcacatacttgggcactataatcctgcgtagatggctggtctcaattgagattggccgccgtagtcgaaattcggctaggaggacattattattattattatatgtctAGAGTACTGACTATGGcgcttcataataataaataatcatatttttaccGAGCCATATGCTTAGCCTAATACAATTGGTGTAACTTGATGTTAGTAACTTAGTATACTAACTTATGACTGAGCACGATAGAAGTTTTAACAGTGCTGGGGCTTGAATTAATGAACTTCATGATACTGTGAACTGAGTAGGCATATTGCTTTAGCTTCAAGTCGATATCAACAAGTTTACTACTAAGTGATGAAAAGACGATCCTGGAAAGGTTCGGCGTCTTTTATATGAGAATAAGTTATAATTAGATTTTATTCAGCgcatatagttttttttttttaattattatctaatcTCTTCCAGGTAGAAGATGTGGTGGAACTGCTTCTGTGTTCTCTGCGAGATGACGATACTGTAGTGCGATGGTCGGCTGCTAAGGtaagatataattatcatgGTCTTTTCAGTATCAATACAATACCGTTtcctattgttataaaatttgATGTACAAACACACACAACTATACCCAAAAAGCAAACCAACAGTGCAAACATACCCCTATTACTTTCCAACCGGATTCTACCTCACACTGACAATTCAAACTTACCCGTATTGACTTCGCTACAGGGTCTAGGTCGCATCGGCGTGGTGTACTCACGTTGTTGGACAGTGTAAACTAACCCGTATTCCCTTCGCCACAGGGTCTGGGTCGCATCGGGGCCCGCCTCAgcgcggaggcggcggcggacgTGGCCGAGAGTGTGCTGACACTGTTCGACAATGTAAACTAACCCGTATTACCTTCGCCACAGGGTCTAGGTCGCATCGGGGCCCGCCTCAgcgcggaggcggcggcggacgTGGCTGAGAGTGTGCTGACACTGTTCGACAGTGTAAACTAACCCGTATTCCCTTCACCACAGGGTCTAGGTCGCATCGGCGCCCGCCTGAgcgcggaggcggcggcggatgTAGCTGAAAGTGTGCTGACACTGTTCGACGCGGGGGAAAGAGATTTGGCGTGTCATGGCGGGTGCATGGCTATTGCTGAGTTGGGTGAGTTTttggtttattattatgtttaactAAGATTATGAACCGTGGTTGCGTTGGGATACAACCGTCGATCACCCCAAATACGAGCGTTATAACTTATTTTACGTTCGCCATGCCTAATTAAGTGAAAATACCTGCAAGTTTCGTTCAGAACTACctgtataattatgaataacgGAACAATAACGTAGGTTATATCGCTTCCAAGGTCCAATCTACATTTACCACCTTGCCTATTCTCGTATTCTGACATTTCTTTAAGAATTATACCACGTATTTTACCCTTAAACGaaaaacttacttacctacactgtaaattggtgaccccgacgtgataTAAAACATGTCTTCATACACATTTCTTAATCTCTTTCTCATTTCttatctcagctattgcaacacctAGGCTTGCTTCTCCAATTCACTCGGCAGcaaggctggctgagctgaaattaaggggatatgtacaaaggttccattcgagagagccacttaaaggaacttcaccccctctcagaatagaatagaatataactttattgaacaccacataaatcagacatacaaaacatacttatagactaggACCAATGTACACTATCGGCCCTCTCGCTGAGAGTGATCTTTTATACAGGCAACCTTATGAATACCCATTTCTTCTCCACAGCGCGCCGCGGCCTCCTATCCCCCGAGCAACTCGGCGCCTCAATAACCTCGGTCTGTGCCGCCCTAGCCCGGGACGAGCCCCGCTGCGGGGGCACCCGGGCCGCCAGGGACGCGGCTTGTCACGCCGCTTGGGCGTTTGCAAGGGCCTACTCACCGGAAGCCCTGAAGCCTTATGCGGGGGAGGTGGCCAATGGACTGATAGCTACGGCGTGTTTTGATAGAGAGGTAAGTTATGCTAATTTTCAggatttctatacaaagatgCCAGATTGTGGCTGATGGATTGATAGCTACGACTTGTTTTGATCGATCGAGAGGTAAATAACTGTAATTTTCAGCAAGTTACATACCAGAGAAGTTATAACAGATTGTGGCTAATGGATGAATAGCTTCGATCGTGAGGTAAGTAACCCTAATTTACAGGTTGGTAACCCTACATACCACAGCGTGTTTTTGTCAAAAAGTAAATAACCCAAATTTACAGGTTGGTAGCCCTAACATGTACATAGGTTGTATAACACCGAAAACGCTAACACCCAATTCAAAATCCATGTCATCACACAATACACTCGTCCCACAGATCAATGTGCGTCGCGCGGCGTCGGCGGCGTATCAAGAGAACGTGGGGCGGCACGGGCTGTTCCCGCGTGGTATTGATGTCCTCACCGCCGCCGACTTTCAGGCGGTCGGGCCGCGCGCACATGCTTATCTTGAGGTGAGGATATGTAGTAATAAGTACATTATCTGAACTTATTGAAAAGTAAGAACCGTCTCGTCTGCAGTGCTGAAATGaagaaatgtttatttaaccaaaattaacacaggttatcttaataaatgttgtggatataaaatagttttagatTATTTGAACCAGATTAAAAACTATGGTAGCTGGGGATCCCACACTAGACTATCATGTGCCGTGAGTAACCAGTAGGCAAAATGTAACATTTGAGAACAGGTGACTTAGAATTAGAAATATGTGGCTTGAATTAGTTGgtaaattagattttatagAATAAAACACTTCTTTCAAGTTTCCAGTGCAGTCATCATTTGGCGCGTggtaaaataagtaggtaataacgcCAAAATCTGGCAAAACGGTCTTCTTAGCGTGTGGGTGATAAACACTAGGACCAATGTTTGTTAGTCGCTAAATGCTCAGGTTACACCACAcaaatattacctataatgTTATACACACAGTACAGTAGCTACGTTCCtagaagaataataatatgaaaatattatacgCGCACGgcaaaaacaaatacaaattttTAGGCCATGTAAAATCTAATGTCCTTTTTCCACCATCAGGTGGCGCCATACGTCGCGTCCTTCCCTGAGTACACGATACCCCTGATAGACCACCTCGTGGACTTGAAGACTGAGCACTGGGACTGCGCCATCAGAGAACTGTCGGCGAAAGCACTGCATAAGTTAACGCATAAGGTGGGTGGATATTGTTATCCCCGAAAGGGGGTAAGATATGGTTGTCGGACTATTTTTTCCATACTCGTGCTTAAAATTATGATGATCGCACCATCGCCATAGAGTGTTTTGATGTCGCTAAACAAAAAGCCCGAggtttattttaggaaaaaaggtTCAAAGTCTTTTCTAGCAGGCTGGAAATCTCTATGAAATGAATAACATCAATTTGACAAGAATTTGACGTTTTTCATTATTGTCACTTTTCTATTCTAGCGTTAGCTAAGGTTAGGTAGGgttagttaattttattttatattttatgcacCGGCTTAGTTTATTCATCTAAATCCCACTTCAACGCAATGTCGCCGGTGAGTACTTAATggaatatattaaataataaaatagaaaaaatctGAGAGTAGCCGTGAATATCGAGCAACGTTACGCAGTCTTTTCTTGCAGGTCAAACTTCAAAAGATTCGCCGTTTCCTCATTATATTTACTAAATAATGAGTCATGTATTTATGTAGACACTAGGTGTTCCCGCgggcttcgcttcgccttgaaAAGGTTTCTCGAGGGAATTCCGCGGTAGCCTATATGTTAATTTAGGGTGTCAGCCAACTCCATACcaactttaattaaaattggttcagccgttttgctGTGAAgtagtaacaaacatacacatattacacactcacaaactttcgctattataaaaatataagtaggatTCCCATTAACTCAACCTCCCACACCCCGCAGGCTCCAGAATACGTAGCCACAACAGTCCTCCCGAAGCTAGTCTCCAAGACGCAGTCAATAGACCTGAACGTGCGGCACGGGGCGATCCTGGCGCTAGGAGAGGCCATACATGCGTTGGCGGAGGCAGAGCTGCCTGATGGTGAGATGGAGTTTTAAAATGAGATGTTGGGGGTTTAGTCGTTGGGAGTTGTGGGTGAACATTGCCATTGTTAGGAAACTAGAGATGAAGTTTACCTTATCAATGACATCAATGTTTGTTATGTGATGtttgcttttatttatttattgttccaCCAACAGAATAACAcacatgcatttttttaataactaagGTTCTTTTGAAAGTCTAAGTTTAAGATATCGCTATCATCGAATTCATAATTCGGAATATAGGAACGAATTGAATCGAGTTATGGCATATTTTGGTGTGTAGATACTTGGGAAGCTACTTTTGTTACCCTTGGAAGTTACGGCAAAAATTTTTATTCTTAGCGTTCGTGATATATTTATAGAAACTATCTTATCTCACCTGGCATGCGATTGTGCATGTTAAATACAGTTCATTATTTGTACCGtccataagttttttttttaaatcagaAACAAGGCTATTTATAACACACTTATCTCCCACAGGCACCCGCGCAGACAAGCTCATCCCCCCATCCGTCCTCACCTCCGTCCACGGGCTGGTCTCAGGGCTGCGAGCACGGAGACAGCTACTAGGGCTGGGCGGCGAGCTGgtccgcgccgccgcctgccAGTGTGTGGCAGCCCTGAGCCGCGCGCGCGTGCCgctgcccgccgccgccgtccgTATGTTGATAACCCTATAGTTACCCCTCTTGTAGAAGCACTACtaaaaacagttgataaaatcATGTATCTTGAATGCGCCCGCTCCCGAGTGTTTAATGTGAACAAGCGCTTACAATGACAAACGAATCACGGCTATCATCCTTTTTTATGAAGTCAGCTCTTCTCAAATGCTAGTGATTAGAAACGAAGATAGTTAGTACCGATTCCGCAATTTTCTAGATTGTTAGCAATTTTGCGTCGCTTCCTGTAAACTATAATGCCTTTATTCTAACTTCCCTTTCCATTCCAGAGGACTGGATCCAGTTGCTAGAAGAGTGTCTGGAGCACGAGGTGTCTTCCATCAGGGACCACGCGGTGGCGGCCATGCCGTGTGTCTTCACTCAATATCTACAGCCAGATGACTTGGAGTATGAGGGGGGGACTGCTAAGGTAGAGTTTACTAGAGAGATGAATGTAATAGAATCAAGTGCCAACACCGAAAAAGTTTTTTAAGcaacagtttttttgtaatttgtgACACTGCACTGCGTGTGTCAGTAAGAATACCACAATGTAAAAATTCATGATCAAACCACTACCGGATATCTATCTATGGTGTCCATCTAGTAGGCTTGAGTTCGTCCAACGCTATGCTTGTATATTTTGTTCTTATTAAGTACCAAAAGTTATACAAAATGATCCCCTATCTCACTCACTTTCAGCTTTTACTTTGCATTTTtataacaccctgtacatgACTGTGgtattatacttacctgtATTTTTCTGTTCAGGAGAAACGTGTGCAGCTGTTAGAGAAGTACTGCGAACAGCTGAGCAACACCGGGGTCAACGGCCTGTTGCTGCGAATGGGATACGCTAAGGCTATTGGTGAGACACACGACTTGTTATTTGTTCTTTGTtcacaatttatattttggcTATTAGCGCTCTCGCTACGTTTAGATGCTTAACCCCGCCTCGGGGACTAAAGAAGTGGCTTTCACCCTTTGGGtaacaatagaatagaatgaaatatatgtttattggtcaccacaaatattaaaacatacttacaaagagtacttataaactaggaacaataaacaatagaCAACCTTATCGCTTAGAGCGATTAATACAATGTACTATTTCCTCCACAGGATCCCTCCCAAAGTTCGTCCTATCCGACTCCTGCGCCCACGTCATCCGTTCACTCATAGAGTGCACGAAAGTGTCGCCCCCTACCGCC comes from the Plutella xylostella chromosome 9, ilPluXylo3.1, whole genome shotgun sequence genome and includes:
- the LOC105385752 gene encoding tubulin-specific chaperone D gives rise to the protein MVGLDAEHLDEDCDNIGLGCALEHFAEVDEVLDMIDNLKNIYDKPEVELQYDKLYNILKQYYEQPHLLDPHLEKILSKFLVLIKEADSPMKLKDAVFNYMYQIVRVRGYKVVVRHLPHEVSDLLMVLSMLEAHDDEDKECWRSRFVLLLWLSIVVIIPFHMSRLDGFAPGAQDDASTKQLTVMERIFNICKKYALSRDTCAEASAYLASKFFIRGDVKEVYLGPFFEWACNLQTSVTGESTIHYGVLAAVAAVLKHGKRDDLLPYAPKLLEWVAKLNFRQSNAMLVRKYGVKIVQRIGLTYLRARAASWRYTVGARSLSGALRPHASGDTAPAAPEAAQPVPTQVEDVVELLLCSLRDDDTVVRWSAAKGLGRIGARLSAEAAADVAESVLTLFDAGERDLACHGGCMAIAELARRGLLSPEQLGASITSVCAALARDEPRCGGTRAARDAACHAAWAFARAYSPEALKPYAGEVANGLIATACFDREINVRRAASAAYQENVGRHGLFPRGIDVLTAADFQAVGPRAHAYLEVAPYVASFPEYTIPLIDHLVDLKTEHWDCAIRELSAKALHKLTHKAPEYVATTVLPKLVSKTQSIDLNVRHGAILALGEAIHALAEAELPDGTRADKLIPPSVLTSVHGLVSGLRARRQLLGLGGELVRAAACQCVAALSRARVPLPAAAVQDWIQLLEECLEHEVSSIRDHAVAAMPCVFTQYLQPDDLEYEGGTAKEKRVQLLEKYCEQLSNTGVNGLLLRMGYAKAIGSLPKFVLSDSCAHVIRSLIECTKVSPPTAKWAEARRDAALALSAVLQTTDRLDLAPEVIAALLEALDEYTVDMRGDIGAWVREASMTGLLSVCRQCAVSAPEVLTPDVVSGIMTRLAQQAVEKIDRTRALAGRIFTAFIYNDPVIPNIPHHEELKEIFPPEDVELKPLVQKPDTDEPAAPSTQYNNTVLWLFPGHTMPRFTRLLACETYRPRLLLGLAVSGGERSDTLVKHTTQSLFAFLRSADLPLLQEICRELTAIFTRHLHDRRVSQPMFNLLERLLSSGAISPILDDPTSTFAADVLKYVQLELRGGKHWYKLLDSINVLCQLVQVGGEVCRKSLGQLVIYLCYSECYVRRCAAARLYEALALYGDVSCVPPSNQDQVMEVLAETDWERDVTELRPIRNELCDLMGIKRPLLKQKPAAAAAP